CGAGGAACTGCAGGTCGGCTTAGTTTTCCGGAGGGCATCAACGCTCAGACCGACCTCACTGCTTTTTGTTAATGGTTGAGTGGGTGTTTCCATCTGAAAAACCCAAAAAGGAGCACAGGTGGAGCTGCCCTTTAATTATCAAGGTTTAATGTAGATACCATGTTCTGTTTGAGATTACACCCCTTTTCCCCTCATAACCTTGCCACAAGCAGAACATACAGAACATACCGCATGCCCCTTTATCACAGTTATCATGAAGAGCACATATGCACAATGTAAATATGGTAGCTTTCCGTACATTGATTCACAATGATTCACAGGTGTCAACAGTGATAAAATGCTATCTTCAGTTTGGTTGAAATGGATGCccttgggtttgtgtgtttatttctcatGTGTCTGCGTGGACCCATGTATATAAATCACCTGTGGCTCTCGTGGGCAGACAGTCCTGGATTCAGCCATGACTATGAACACTTTGGCCTACCTGTGTGCTTTAAGCCTCTTTGCTGCTCTTCAGGTGCCTGGCACTTTGGCAGAGGATGTGGAGCCTTTTAGCGTAAGTGAAATGAATTCTCCTCTCTAATAAAGAATTATATTGAAATCTATCTTTTTCACAacatacatttctttctttttgcttctAATGTGCAACAAACTAACCATATTTCCTCTCACATCTCTGAAAACTCTACCTGAAGGAGGGTAAGTGTTTGCAATCATTATCATTATGAGATTTAGTATATTTATGCCCATTCAAactcaaaactacaaaaatgtttttgtttgtttttattgtgtttatttaggTACGGTGCTGGTCTCCTCCTCAGACCAGAGTGAGATTGTGAACAAGCATAATGCCCTGAGAAGAGGTGTCAATCCCACTGCTAGCAACATGTTGCAGATGGTAACATTgataatgaattaaaatgaattaagtGTTTCAAAAGCATAGTGTGCTTCACTGACCTTTACTCTGAGCATGAAGCATCAGTTGATCTAGCCTGTTAGTGCTTGATTTGATATCACACGCCCCCTCATGCAGCGTATcagtaagaaataaaatgattttgctGGTGTATATGCTGTGGTGGTTTACATATTTCATGGCTGATCTGTCCTCTGCTCCCCACAGAGCTGGAACAAGGAGGCTGCAGCCAACGCTCAGAGGTGGGCCAACACCTGCTCCATGCAGCACAGCCCTGCTAGCTCCAGAGAGATCAGCAGTGAGTTCACCATAAcatctttacatttttgaaacCATACCTAACAAAAAGTCTGCCTCACAGACAAGTGAGAACTACTGTTACTTAACAAGTTTGAATGATGTGTTTCAAGGATTTTGTTCTTGTCGGAGCATAAAATCAACTGAAACAGCATTTTAGACCATCATGTGACActgaactccacacagacaccCAGACTAATGAGATTACTTAGAGTTAGCAGCTATTTAAGGCACTGTGTCCAGCATATCAGCAATATGCAATGgcagaaacattaaatatgtaatatgataaaataataactaCAAATATGTAATGTGACTAAAATGTCATGGCAGGTTTTATAGATTAGTTTCATGTGGCAGTTTATTGTGTGATTTCTCTACTATTGCTGGGTTGAGCATCCAAATATGTCACCATTTAGAAACTTTATTAATGGGGAGCAATAGATGGATACAGGGTGGGCTTTATTGACTGGAAGAGGCCacatgtcctctctctcctcctgtttaaCTGTAGCCAGCGGCTGTGGTGAGAACCTGTACATGTCCAGCTGGAAGAGCAGCTGGAGCGATGCTATCCAGGCCTGGTACGACGAGGTGAAGGACTGGCGCTACGGAGTGGGATCTACCAACGGAGGAGTGGTCGGACACTTTACACAGGTGAGCTCATGTATCACAGTTTGGACAGAACTTGTTTGGTCTGGCTCAGTTGCCAACAAATGTGCCACCCACATggtaacaataaaaacaatttcatACAGAGCATTAATGCCATGAGCTCCTGgtgattttgtcttttatgtCTTGTTCTCTGCACAGGTTGTTTGGTACAGGTCCAACCAAGTTGGCTGTGCCATGGCCTACTGTCCCCACTCTCAGTACAAGTACTTCTATGTCTGCCAGTACTGCCCACCGTAAGTACAGAACatattctctttttctcactgcaAAGTCTGgcatattttctcactttacTAACATGAATATTAGTGTGTCCGCTGCATTAAATGGATCCAAGATAAAATTCCAGTATGTAACATTAAATGCATTTGAGACTtaaggaaaaacaagaaaaggaaacaagtgTTTGTAACCTGAttgatttttcacttttctggtTAAAGTTTTATAGCTTTTGTACATTTGGCTTTCTCTAACAACTATTCGAATGAACATGAGATGAACACAAATGAGCGTATAAAAAGCTCTGcagaaatgaggaggaaaaactaATTTGCATCTAGTTTGTCCTTCCACACCTTGCTGAATAGTCAATAGTAACTCAAAattgctttgccttcctagatCTTATCCATGACAGGTTTGGACTGCGTGAGtctttttgcttttatgtttaatatttgtTGGTTTACATTACAGCGGTAACTACCAGTACGCTCGCCCATATCAGTCAGGACCCACCTGTGCTGACTGCCCCAACGCCTGCAACAACAAACTGTGCAGTAAGTGTCTTATATATAGTTTATTATAAAGATTACAGCCCACAAAGTCTAATTAAGcgtagagagaaaaaaagctaaaagtaTCAACAGTGGTCATGAATAGTTCCGTTTCCTTAATTCGGGAACACTGCATTCCTGATCTTTATTAGCAGAGCAGCTAAGTAGTTCAGTGAGGTGGGCAGGTGGGCAACCAGTGACATCATTTCTGCATCCAATCTGAAGTGAGCTCAatgttttttattcatgaatCTCCTCCGTCTCTTCCAGCCAACCCCTGTCGCTACTCGGACAAGTACAGTAACTGTCCTGACCTGAAGCAGCAGTGGggctgcagcaacagcaacgTTGCCTCTTGGTGTCCCGCCTCCTGCAAGTGCACCAATGAGATCATTTAAATGCCATCAGTGTGCTCAGAGTTATCAGTCACTCACAATAAATATAAGCATAATTAAAGCCTGTGTCCCTCTGATTTAATACTTCAGTAATCAGCTGAGATTAGAAAGGAAATTTACTTTGGCTCGGTGCCCCTCTGGACAACTGCTGCCTGCAGGGCCAGGTGCCCTTTGACTGTATTTGAGGTGTAAACTCtcaaagaggaaggagaacatTCTTGAAAGGGAGGTTTTGGCAGGTGTGGGGAGGAAAAGTTAATTCTATAGCAATTTCCTGAAGCTGTGTCACGAAACAACCATAGTTTGAGACaacagcttcttcttctgcagttaataataaaaactactAAGAATCTGTTTGCCCTTATGGATTATATTCACGTTTGAGTCCAGACCTCCTGCAATATTCAGTGTAGTATAGGCTACCTCTTTAAAATAAGTAACTGAGaaatgggggtgggggggggggtgggggtgtccATTCACTCCATACACAGTATATCtatttttaatcacattataCCTCTGCTCCACAATATTTCACCTTATAATGTTGTTATATTTTTTCTATagttattagttttatttagcAATATTTCCACCTCACACACAGTGTTGGGTAGCATGGCAGGAACATTGCAGGaaagtgtttgttgtgtgttgtgcaaTGAAATTAGTTGTCATGGTATCAGAAAATTATGACATTTgtgataattatatatataatgcaCGTTAATATTGTTGGGGAACAAAACATAAGGCCTTGGGCATCTAGATGTTCATGcagttgttattgttattggtGGCAGAATCCTTAGTCATTAGTCATGTCAGGCTGcaactttcctttcctttgtctgcTCATTTGCGAAGAAAAGACGCTCCCACTTATTCACATCTGACTCTGAGAGAGCGTGCCTCTCCTCAGGGGTCAACACATGCTCTGTCTGCACAGCGGGCTGCTGGTTCAAGTAAGGCTGTGTTTGTATGCTCAGACAGTGTGCACAGACGGACCCTCAGGCCTGGCTGCTTGGAGCCGATCCAGACTAAATCTGATTTTCTGTTTCCACTCTGCCCTTACAGTAGaggttgttttcattttggctcATAAAATATTCCGCTTCAACTTCAACATTAGATTTCCTATCGCCTAATTGTCACACGCACTGCTATTGTGTTAGAATTAGTACTCTTTCATGTGATAACaaactgcttttatttaaaataaacactggGGCTGGTAATCTTGTCTGCATGCCAAAAGTGCCTCGCTCCTCATTGCACAGCATGTATGTCACTCCTACATGCTGCGCCTTTTGTTTCTGCTCCGCCAGTGCAATCCCCCTGAGGTTAACTGAGGAGTATGATGAGAGCACCACCTGAAATGAGCTGACAGGGGAGCTGGAAGGAGCGTTATTCCCTCAGCAGAGGGGAGATAAGGGGATGAGTTTTTCCTCTGGCAGTGGGTCCAGCGATAGCAGAGGTCCTCTGGCTTGGCTGAGCTCGATAAGCCTGGCTGTGCCATCCTGTGGGCCTTATCAACTCCACCAGCGAGCCTCAACAGTTAGTCCCAGGGCCAGAAAGTGTTTATGACTTTGGCGTCAGTTTGTCTTCCTAAACAGCAGCTTGTGTAATACGGGGAAAATAATTACCATGTGCATGTTCTGCATTGTTGAAGCTGTTGTAGATTTTATAAAAATCAACAATGCGACTGGGTGAATCATGCAAGTTTCTGCAGCAAAGATGGGCCACTGCTACCTGATCTGAGCTCACTCAGGCTGAGTTAAAATCATTTGTTAACACAGCGTACTACAGCTCCACCAGACAGCTCTCAGTGTGTCTAGTGACAGACAAATTAATCAAGTGCTGAGGATACATTTCCCTTGCTAGTTCCTATAGAATAGTGTTAGAAAAGAATGTgatgaaagtgtgaaaatagaaaaaaagagaaagaaaagaagcaaaagaaGGGGATAAGTTGGCAGAGATacaaaaagtcattttcataGGCAGGAAGACACTGGGAGATCAGTTACATCAGTCTGTCCAGACTGAAGACAGTTCATTTAGTCTGAGCCTTTATCTCACAACATCATAGTCCCTTTGGATTAGAAACAggatgctgaaaaaaaaacagctcactCCATTTGGGCTCAGTGGAGAAAACTGTATCATCTACTGTGTTCAAGTGACTTTAAAACCAAGATTAAATACTCCATTAAACTGGGTCAACCAGCCTTTGAACGTTATTGCttagtttgttttaatgtgccTGCAGAACTCGATGGGCGGGTTTCACCCTGCACCGTGACTAATCAGAAAGTGTCTGTGACTGTACAAGTCCAAGTGCTCATTGTTGTGCTCACATCTCACTTTGTGTAATCCCCATCGGGCACAGACGTTGACACAAAGATGATGATTTTATACTTCTGGGTGCGCCATTTCATTATTGTGTATTTAACTGTGCAATTCTTATTAAAATATAGAAACAGTTTAAGAGAAATGATGATTTGGCATTTCTGGGAAAATaaggaaaatgacaaatatCATGAGGGTTTATGGGTAGAAACAGAAGGAGGGAGACTTCCTCGTAAAATAGTCTAAGAGACAAAGTTACCTTTCGCCCAAGGTCTCACTCTGACCTTATCAAACCCACATatcaaagtaaaaagaaaatttcTTCTAAGGTCATGTGGGTATAAAACCCTTCTATGTTCTGTTGATTGGCCTGATTTTATTACCAgtttcctttctttgtctctctctctctttctctctctctcacgagCACTTTATTATTGTAACACTATTTTGAAAAGTCCATCATAGCAGTGGGATACAGTCTTGTCTTGTTAGCACTCCTCTCCTGGCTAATTGTATGACTGCTGAGTGATTAAAACGTTCAGGTTGGCCTTCATGCAGAATAACCATGTCAGATCAGCCGCTCCACGCTGCACTGGAGTGTCACCTGTGGGAACTGAGCTCCTGCCCGCTGAGTGCTACAGAAACATTCGGACGTCCCCCCTAATGAAAGCAGAGCTCTGTAGCTGTGCGTCTTCCTTCCTGTCACTGAGTGCTTTGAGATGCAGCGCAACAAAACTTGCTAACAGGCTCCTCAGCTCGGCTCTTAACCTTTCatcacaaatgcacaaacatcGCGAGAACAGCCTCAAACCAAAGCCCACTGACAACAGATCTCCTCCGTCACATGCCAAAGCACTGACAGATCACTTTCATTGATAAAGGCCTGAAGGAAGGAGGGCTGTAGCCATGGCAAACACTTTATTTCTaatctgtatgtgtatgtagcTGGTTCTATAGTAACCACATACTTCCCTATATTGTCCTGAGAAGCTCATAACCTGAGGACTGGGTACACAGTAAGGGGCTTTTGTGCGCCCCATGCTTCCTCTGGTGCCTGTTAGTGCGATCATGGTTATTGTTCCACGAGCTAGCGTGATGGCTTTGAGTTCAACCAGTGGCCAAAGTCTGCGCTCTCCCAGCATACCCAGCTAAATAAAACAGGCCTGCTTCATGTCAGCCATTAGCAGACGGGTGTTGTTCTTTGTGCCTGTTTGATAGCTATTCTCACTCAATGGTCCTCCAGAAAACGTacactaaaacaaacatttggaGACGGGTCCCAAGCCAGCGGTGGAGGAAATGGTTAAAGTGGGTGTAGGCGTATCCCAAACACAATGTGACGCAgaacattcactcacacacaaacatgaaaaaaataaaaccaaaagtaCGAACAGACTCAAGAAATAGTCCAATCAGTTTTTGTCGTCGGATAACAGAGATGTAATGATCCAGGGTCCATCAACTGATACACTCTACAAACAGATAATGAGTTAATAACTTGTATTCTGCTCATTGTTTTTCTTATCAAAGGCTTATAACTGATATGTAACACTTAAATAAAACCATTATGTACAACTCACATACATAAAACTAAACAGATAGAAAGataaaaatgatcaaagaaGAATGGCTTCAAAAACATACAGAGCAAATACAAACATGGCTGAAGTTAACATAAGttttgtatgtaatgtaatcaTGTGAATACGGCATAAGCCTCTGCAGTATTAGCTTTACCATGCCAATAGAGGATGCAGAATGTTTTGTATCATAATGTATTGTCCCATGATATATACTTAGACACCTATAAATTAAGGTGCATGTCTCTCTTGAAGGGAACGGAATCTGTTACCAAGCACCGAATCAAATATATTTCTACTCAGAAACTTCttatataatcatataatatAGTCATTTCAAAAGTTGGCTTCTTTGCTTTCTGCAAATTTCCCTGTAAAATGCCATATCGCATATTTCCTGAAAGATATTTCTGTATGAAATTCATGAAAATTGCTGCCTGGGAAGAATGCATGAACTGTATATCCGTCGTGGTGTGCTGTTACACAAGTGAGGCCTGACGTCCTGACATGTCTTGCATGAGAGCATGTTATTTTGTCCAGACCACTGTTCTCACTGCAGCTCTCTGGCTATTTTTTCCACTCTTGGCCTTAATAATAAATAAGCCCCACGGGCCTTTACATCTGCTTATCGCTGCTGCCACAGTAATCTGACACAGACGTTTGCCGGGCCTGACGATTACACAGAAGACGGGGAGAACATTCTTTTTTCTCATCCTGGTAAATCTGTTTGCCATTAGCCGGTGTCAGACAGATGCAGGGACCAAATCCATAAGCTTCACTCAGGAATGGCTTGGTCATGCAAAGGTCATTCGCTCACGGTTCATTATTTCAACGACAGTCTATGCATTCCTGGTGCAGCAGCAATGTGacgtgagaggagaggagtttAAAAGGTCAAGTCTTCCTGGGTTGCACCAGCTATTTGTAAATCCTTCACTATGTTTGATGGCAAGTACCTACTAAGTTCTTAGTGACTATACCAGGTCGCTACAAACTGGTGATTCACTAAATTAGGTTGCATCAGTAAAACTTAAGGAGTGTGCTGGACAGTTAGTAATGTGTCAATCAGTTGCTAGGATACATCTATAGTGTTGTCCAATCAAAAGCATATCTCTCATATATGTCACCAGGAAGTTACTGTAGAATCAAGAGCTGTAATAGAACAAAAATAACTATGTAGGAGCCCATAATATAttaaacttaaataaaaatCCTCTAATCCTGTAATGTGATCTACATTGTGATGTGTctgttacacaataacacaattaaTGTTGCAGTTCAGGTGTTCTATCTTGGTGCTAAATCCCAGATTACACTCTATGAGACTACTATATCAGATTTATTCCTAGAAATTCctcaaaaatgtttcattattttctatgaAGGTAGATATACAGCTACATCTGGCTGCGGGGGACAAgatatgttttcactgtgacagGCCAAACTTTCATAATATACGTTAATGACTGAGATGGAGACGGAGACATAGTATGTCAGTGTGTCCATAGCTGTCTAAACAAAGAGCTCTTTATAAACAGCAGTCATAAACAGCAGGGAGCCCTGAGCTTGGTAAACATGTTATTATGTAGTGTGATGATTGCCCTCTAATTTATGGGTCTGTCAAAGCCAACTGCAGCTGTGAACTGTCCTTGTTGTTCTCTATAGACGAATGTATGTAATTTAAAAGGGTTCATTCACCAAATTACTAAAGAATTCCTCACTTGCCTCTTGCAGTTTCAAACCAGTTTTCTTTAATCTAACGATAGCCAGATAATCAATGCTTCATTTTACGATATACACCGAGGAAGGATTGTTGCTGTGGCAAATAAATATGGTTAAGATTAGACAACTAAAACACTTGAATAAGATCAgcattgatgaaaaaaaaaaatgctaattgCAAGTCTCTGATGAAACACTGATCTCTGATCTCCTGCAGGAAAGTTGGCTACACGCCCGTCCACCTCCACATCCTCATCATCCACCTTGCTACATACATTAAAGAGGGACTTCTTACTGCAATGCCACTGAGCTTTGGCAACGGAAGTAAGCATTGCTACAAAACACggtgttgaaaataaaaaatgaataagtaCTGTAGAAATAAAGGGTGCATACAAAAGTGGGAGAgtgataaaatgaaatgaaaatgaaaacttcACAGGCGGTTTGGGTCTGTGATTGAAATACAAACTCAATTTTCAATCCAAAAAAAagttcctttcctttccttttaaTCTACTAATTGTGGACTAATTAAAAGCCTTAGCTATTTTCTTGAATAACTTTAATGAATAATTCTGGAGGCTGCAATAACCACCACAATAACATATAAAATACATGtggtaaaaaatgtaaaaggtaaaaaaaaagtctcaatGTGCCTTCCTGTGAACTTAACGGTGAACTTAAACCAACattgcatgcacacatacatatacaaacGCATACCTTCTGAGAAAATTGCAAACATTATCACATCATGCTGTTTGTACAACCCAAACACAGCCTGTTGCACTTGAAGTTAACCATGTCCTTCCAAATTGATGGTGTTTCCATCATTGATTTGGCTCCAGGTGATAAACTGTCATAAGAAAAGCTTTAGGAGGAGAGAACAAACACGCTGTCTACCATATATAGTGAATGTACTGTGGATACTGTACATCTGTGGAGCCTTTATATATTTAACATGCCTGCATAATAACTAACACGTGGGGAAACATTTAAACAGCTGGATCATCATACAAAAGACTCATTCAACATATGTTCTGTTTCATGTGGCTGCTGGAAATTCTTTGATATAATCAGTTAATTgctttaaatcaacattttcagGAGGGATTTTATTGCGCAGCCAAAACTTCGTATGACCGTCGTTTGTTTGAACTGGATGCCAACCATTTttcagtgtgtaaatgtttgaaaTACTGAGGGGTTTAACAAGAGACGTTAAtcataaaatatacacaaagcTCCTCCCATTTGTGTGGTCTTCTCTGTCGTTTGCGTGACaagtcattttctcttttttcttcccctttctACTTCGCCGACATGCCTCAAACCACCAATCTCTGTACATCCTGTGCATTGAAAGCCCACTCCCCATGTCATTTAAGTCAGGATGTTTTTTTCGTTTTCCTATTTCTATGGGAAGTCCTGGGTTGTGGCCcaatcattttagtttttattaagATGTGGTGATAACGTGGCAGGTTGATTGCCGCATGGAGCCACATGAGGAAAGGGTGCGGCACGGGCTCTCAATTAGGCGTCATTTAAAGAAGCCTGCGCTAGATAAAGCAATTATAGCATCACTGCAGGGAGGCTCTGAGTGTAAAAGGCAGCGTGACATCAGGATGTGCTACAGAGGAAGCTGCTACCAAACGCCTCCATCCAACAATAATATGACAGCAGTTCCTTTCTGGTTGGATTTAAAAGTATAAGGATAAGGACTGTGGGAAatcatcaacaaaaacaacagaagcgCTATTACGTGTCCTTAAACGCATCTCTCTTTTGACCGTCACATGCCGCCCCTGTTGGAAAGcatttctttcactctctccatcAAAAGaaattcatatttaacagaATGTTATCATACATTTCGTACTTGCAGTGGCCTGGGGCCACAACTTGCTTGTGTTATCTTTGTAATTGAGGAAACtagaaagcaaagcaaagattTATCTCAGTGTGTGAGCAAATAGAAGGAGTCCCACGATACTGCAAAGTAACCAAactaaccccccccctccccaaccg
Above is a genomic segment from Pempheris klunzingeri isolate RE-2024b chromosome 18, fPemKlu1.hap1, whole genome shotgun sequence containing:
- the LOC139218122 gene encoding cysteine-rich venom protein-like, whose product is MLQMSWNKEAAANAQRWANTCSMQHSPASSREISTSGCGENLYMSSWKSSWSDAIQAWYDEVKDWRYGVGSTNGGVVGHFTQVVWYRSNQVGCAMAYCPHSQYKYFYVCQYCPPGNYQYARPYQSGPTCADCPNACNNKLCTNPCRYSDKYSNCPDLKQQWGCSNSNVASWCPASCKCTNEII